One part of the Silurus meridionalis isolate SWU-2019-XX chromosome 26, ASM1480568v1, whole genome shotgun sequence genome encodes these proteins:
- the syt13 gene encoding synaptotagmin-13 — MFVSVAAVLGATLGTVSGALTLCGLSLLCKNCKKNKCEQDESADSERAKASILHTLTQFSVQKSTEPIQPQALLKFPKIYKPKPSVTSSEVMNYSEDAEKALAKSDSRDQGTEKEKEVTDLQWQDSTDETPCAVEQSGAIPNSCSVLQPKLHFSLRLHTESRELHITIIEAEQVNMEPGNEGYVSGCVSVCGEQRLAQTAVRKLASRVQWGEAMVFPLPRSCSIESTESMEGEVALTLHICDRFSRNTTLGTVRFKLADVGMMSDADCWVNLQPPKQMEVRSTGELLLSLSYLPAANRLGVVVMKARGLQSDKLKDTIDLSVKLTLKHQSTKLKKKQTRRVKHKINPVWNEMMMLELPRELLTKSSLDLEVLNQASPGTLLPLGRCQLGVQFSGTGLQHWQQMLDNPRKQIAMWHPLHA; from the exons ATGTTCGTGTCAGTGGCAGCAGTTCTCGGGGCGACCCTGGGAACCGTCTCTGGAGCGCTCACCCTCTGTGGCCTCTCGCTTCTCTGCAAGAACTGCAAGAAGAACAAATGTGAACAGGATGAGAGCGCTGACTCGGAGAGAGCAAAAGCCAGcatcttacacactctcacgcAG TTCAGTGTGCAGAAATCTACTGAACCTATTCAGCCACAGGCGCTGCTGAAGTTCCCCAAGATCTACAAACCCAAACCATCTGTCACATCATCTGAGGTTATGAACTACAGTGAAGATGCTGAGAAAGCTCTCGCTAAATCAGACAGCCGTGACCAAGGaacagagaaggagaaggaggtcACTGATCTCCAATGGCAAG ATTCTACAGATGAAACCCCGTGTGCTGTCGAACAATCCGGTGCGATTCCCAACAGTTGCTCTGTGCTGCAGCCCAAATTGCACTTCTCCCTCCGTCTACACACCGAGAGCAGAGAGCTACACATCACTATTATAGAGg CGGAGCAAGTAAACATGGAGCCTGGTAATGAGGGCTATGTATcagggtgtgtgagtgtatgtggaGAACAGAGGTTAGCCCAGACAGCTGTACGCAAGCTAGCATCCAGAGTGCAGTGGGGTGAGGCCATGGTGTTCCCCCTGCCCAGGAGCTGTAGTATAGAAAGCACAGAGAGCATGGAAGGAGAAGTGGCTCTGACTTTACACATCTGTGACCGGTTCTCCCGGAACACCACCCTGGGCACCGTGAGGTTCAAGCTGGCTGATGTAGGCATGATGTCAGATGCAGACTGCTGGGTCAACCTTCAGCCACCAAAACAG ATGGAAGTACGTTCGACGGGGGAGCTTCTGCTGTCGCTAAGCTACCTGCCTGCTGCAAACAGACTGggggtggtggtgatgaaggcCAGAGGACTGCAGTCTGATAAACTTAAAGACACTATCG ACCTGTCAGTGAAGCTGACTCTGAAGCACCAGAGCACCAAGCTGAAGAAGAAGCAGACACGGCGCGTCAAGCACAAAATCAACCCGGTGTGGAACGAGATGATGATGCTAGAGCTCCCCAGAGAGCTCCTAACCAAATCCAGCTTAGACCTGGAGGTTCTGAACCAGGCCAGCCCTGGCACTCTGCTCCCACTTGGCCGATGTCAGCTCGGGGTCCAGTTCTCTGGCACTGGCCTCCAACACTGGCAGCAGATGCTGGATAATCCACGCAAACAGATCGCCATGTGGCATCCTCTGCATGCTTAA